In one window of Nicotiana tabacum cultivar K326 chromosome 12, ASM71507v2, whole genome shotgun sequence DNA:
- the LOC142167035 gene encoding uncharacterized protein LOC142167035 translates to MESPWIGMGDFNSVLHIEDKVGENPVTMAEITEFHQCIEQCELVELPTSGSRYTWNDRHDDSRILSKIDWVFINTDWLNSMPTFTEQYLEKGISDHCPLKLSTANTTRRAKAVFKYCNLIQIGWLLLKAQAELHNNPLDARLHAEELQQFHKFKRHRRLQEAIIQLADKHGRMQSDQEDIATIFVDYYQELLGTKGWNRTHVFQSFLKNGETLSTTQQMQLLRPHTATEVRSAMFSIDETKSPGPDGYRSGFYKALWSIIGEGETTAVLEFLENEQLLTVNN, encoded by the exons ATGGAGAGTCCATGGATTGGTATGGGTGACTTCAATTCTGTATTGCACATTGAAGATAAAGTGGGAGAAAATCCTGTAACTATGGCTGAAATAACAGAGTTTCATCAGTGTATAGAACAATGTGAGCTGGTTGAGTTACCAACAAGTGGTAGCAGGTATACATGGAATGACAGACATGATGATAGTAGAATCTTATCCAAGATTGACTGGGTGTTTATCAATACTGATTGGCTCAATTCTATGCCAACCTTTACGGAGCAATATCTAGAAAAGGGGATCAGTGATCACTGCCCACTCAAGTTATCAACTGCAAATACAACTAGGAGAGCTAAAGCTGTTTTCAAATACTGCAAT CTAATCCAGATAGGATGGCTCTTGCTTAAAGCACAAGCAGAACTTCATAATAATCCACTAGATGCTAGACTGCATGCAGAAGAACTGCAGCAATTTCACAAGTTCAAAAG ACACAGGAGATTACAAGAAGCTATAATCCAATTAGCTGACAAACATGGGAGAATGCAATCAGATCAAGAAGACATTGCAACTATTTTTGTGGACTATTACCAAGAGTTGCTAGGAACAAAGGGCTGGAACAGGACACATGTTTTTCAAAGCTTTCTGAAGAATGGGGAGACACTGTCAACTACTCAACAAATGCAGTTGTTAAGGCCACATACAGCTACTGAGGTGAGGTCTGCTATGTTCAGTATTGATGAGACAAAGAGTCCTGGACCAGATGGGTATAGGAGTGGTTTTTATAAAGCTTTATGGTCAATTATTGGTGAGGGGGAGACTACTGCAGTCTTGGAATTTCTTGAGAATGAGCAACTATTAactgtgaacaactaa
- the LOC107831215 gene encoding cold-regulated protein 27-like, which yields METSRKDMSHRISRKMDEHEDILAMEESQHPRPKTIEWTDEKHSSYLKSMEASFVDQLYGSLDLVGWHSQNDLSKSKSSRQKHANPLGQYKVFQDGCWTKIDFDKDEPQLNKTNESGTVLASPWIKHYKSQGTHQMRVNSNLHGNTTLVKQNQSPASDFGSSRKNYVTEVMDQNFVDEDIEEGKSSSREHSTKRTKISLGACTSSDQVVPFRTFSMTDDLIEDLLDSTE from the exons ATGGAAACTTCAAGAAAAGATATGAGTCATAGGATTTCAAGAAAGATGGATGAACATGAAGATATTTTGGCTATGGAG GAATCTCAGCATCCTCGACCGAAGACCATAGAATGGACGGATGAGAAGCATAGTTCGTATCTCAAGTCAATGGAAGCTTCCTTTGTCGACCAATTATATGGTTCACTAGACTTAGTTGGTTGGCATTCCCAAAATGACTTGTCAAAGTCTAAATCCTCAAGGCAAAAGCATGCCAATCCTTTAGGCCAG TATAAGGTGTTTCAAGATGGTTGTTGGACCAAAATTGACTTTGATAAAGACGAGCCTCAGCTAAATAAAACAAATGAATCTGGTACCGTATTAGCAAGCCCCTGGATTAAACATTACAAATCTCAAGGCACACATCAAATGAGAGTAAATTCAAATCTCCACGGGAACACTACCTTAGTGAAACAGAATCAATCGCCTGCATCTGACTTTGGTTCGTCCCGTAAAAATTATGTTACAG AGGTGATGGACCAAAACTTTGTTGATGAAGATATCGAAGAAGGAAAGTCTAGCAGCAGGGAGCACAGCACAAAACGGACAAAAATTTCATTAGGTGCTTGTACGAGCAGCGATCAA GTAGTTCCATTTCGCACATTCTCAATGACTGATGATCTTATTGAGGATCTTCTGGATTCAACAGAGTAA
- the LOC142167036 gene encoding uncharacterized protein LOC142167036, with protein sequence MESPWIGMGDFNSVLHIEDKVRENPVTMAEITEFHQCIEQCELVELPTSGSRYTWNDRHDDSSILSKIDWVFINTDWLNSMPTFTGQYLEKGISDHCPLKLSTANTTRRAKAVFKYYNLIQIGWLLLKAQAELHNNPLDARLHAEELQQFHKFKRHRRLQEAIIQLADKHGRMQSDQEDIATIFVDYYQELLGTKGWNRTHVFQSFLKNGKTLSTTQQMQLLRPYTATEVRSAMFSIDETKSPGPDGYRSGFYKALWSIIGEGETTAVLEFLENEQLLTVNN encoded by the exons ATGGAGAGTCCATGGATTGGTATGGGTGACTTCAATTCTGTATTGCACATTGAAGATAAAGTGAGAGAAAATCCTGTAACTATGGCTGAAATAACAGAGTTTCATCAGTGTATAGAACAATGTGAGCTGGTTGAGTTACCAACAAGTGGTAGCAGGTATACATGGAATGACAGACATGATGATAGTAGTATCTTATCCAAGATTGACTGGGTGTTTATCAATACTGATTGGCTCAATTCTATGCCAACCTTTACGGGGCAATATCTAGAAAAGGGGATCAGTGATCACTGCCCACTCAAGTTATCAACTGCAAATACAACTAGGAGAGCTAAAGCTGTTTTCAAATACTACAAT CTAATCCAGATAGGATGGCTCTTGCTTAAAGCACAAGCAGAACTTCATAATAATCCACTAGATGCTAGACTGCATGCAGAAGAACTGCAGCAATTTCACAAGTTCAAAAG ACACAGGAGATTACAAGAAGCTATAATCCAATTAGCTGACAAACATGGGAGAATGCAATCAGATCAAGAAGACATTGCAACTATTTTTGTGGACTATTACCAAGAGTTGCTAGGAACAAAGGGCTGGAACAGGACACATGTTTTTCAAAGCTTTCTGAAGAATGGGAAGACACTGTCAACTACTCAACAAATGCAGTTGTTAAGGCCATATACAGCTACTGAGGTGAGGTCTGCTATGTTCAGTATTGATGAGACAAAGAGTCCTGGACCAGATGGGTATAGGAGTGGTTTTTATAAAGCTTTATGGTCAATTATTGGTGAGGGGGAGACTACTGCAGTCTTGGAATTTCTTGAGAATGAGCAACTATTAactgtgaacaactaa